A DNA window from Bacteroidota bacterium contains the following coding sequences:
- the rodA gene encoding rod shape-determining protein RodA, with translation MRTWYRNLDYVSILLWIALVCVGLVALYSSTHGQASEYLLDSVRQNFNRQALWVFICAAGICIALLLPVRFYQNIAYPLYILSLLLLLFALVWGQEVNGAKSWLRIGGFQFQVSEFAKLGTLMAVSALLSTKRPGTNELNYAFYVTMLIMAPVVLILLQNDAGTALIFMSTIPFLLYWSGISLNRVLVLIVPALTAYLTIVYMPAAIVFSIVFIIYLVLRKSRVLVLVMSAVTNIGAIVMVKFALEFVLKPHHIARLVSFTNPEAPEYRYSVGFHLVQSKAAIGSGGLWGKGFLQGTQTQGAYVPEQTTDFVFSVIGEEFGFAGAILVLVLFAFLLIRFISMGSHIKHPFGNTFVVGVVAFYLAHIFFNIGMTTGILPVIGIPLPFLSYGGSALLTETAMLACVLNFYMRRDDFSIYGY, from the coding sequence ATGCGCACCTGGTATCGAAATCTCGACTATGTGAGCATCCTGCTTTGGATTGCGCTGGTGTGCGTGGGATTGGTGGCGCTATATAGTTCAACCCATGGGCAAGCTTCAGAATATTTGCTCGACAGTGTACGGCAGAATTTCAATCGCCAGGCGCTTTGGGTGTTTATCTGCGCAGCCGGCATTTGTATCGCTTTGCTGCTGCCTGTGCGGTTTTATCAGAATATAGCCTACCCCCTCTACATCCTGTCTCTGTTGTTGCTGCTCTTTGCGCTTGTTTGGGGACAAGAAGTGAACGGCGCCAAATCCTGGCTACGTATTGGTGGATTTCAGTTTCAGGTATCTGAATTTGCCAAGTTGGGGACGCTGATGGCTGTTTCAGCGTTGTTGTCGACCAAGCGGCCGGGTACCAATGAGCTCAACTATGCGTTTTACGTGACCATGCTGATCATGGCACCGGTGGTGTTGATTCTGTTGCAGAACGACGCCGGCACCGCACTGATCTTCATGTCAACCATCCCTTTCTTGTTGTACTGGAGCGGCATTTCGCTCAACCGTGTGCTCGTGCTCATCGTGCCGGCGCTTACGGCATACCTGACAATAGTGTATATGCCGGCGGCTATTGTCTTTTCTATCGTGTTTATCATCTACCTCGTATTGCGCAAATCGCGCGTCTTGGTGCTGGTGATGAGTGCTGTGACCAACATTGGCGCCATTGTGATGGTCAAGTTTGCGCTGGAATTTGTATTGAAGCCCCATCACATCGCGCGCCTTGTCTCCTTTACCAACCCGGAAGCGCCTGAATACCGGTACTCGGTTGGGTTTCATCTTGTGCAGTCAAAAGCAGCGATTGGCTCAGGGGGTTTGTGGGGGAAAGGGTTTTTACAGGGCACCCAGACGCAGGGGGCGTATGTACCCGAGCAGACAACGGACTTTGTGTTTAGCGTCATCGGAGAAGAGTTTGGGTTTGCCGGCGCAATTCTCGTATTGGTATTGTTTGCCTTTTTGCTTATCAGATTTATCTCAATGGGCAGCCATATCAAACATCCCTTCGGGAATACGTTTGTTGTAGGCGTTGTAGCTTTTTATCTCGCCCACATCTTTTTCAACATCGGCATGACCACCGGAATTTTGCCTGTAATCGGGATACCCTTGCCCTTTCTCTCTTATGGTGGGTCGGCGCTCCTTACCGAGACGGCCATGCTTGCGTGTGTGCTCAATTTTTACATGCGCCGCGACGACTTCTCGATTTACGGCTACTGA